A single region of the Devosia sp. FJ2-5-3 genome encodes:
- the dcm gene encoding DNA (cytosine-5-)-methyltransferase: MRAIDLYAGVGGWSLGLRLAGVEVVASYEWWQPAVDTHNGNHGGSLKPTDVRQLQLENLPSNIDLVVGSPPCTEFSYSNRGGGGDLDEGLKDLVRFLEVVEHLKPKFWALENVPRVAQVLERGMADAKHPLYRFRELGMQIEIIDFSDYGTPQSRRRCIAGNIPFDLIKTYQPRLPRRTLGDVVEAIAADDNVIDPVWGCALPAEMVTEREVERALNAEELRMNREAKTYHPVYNNMAFPDVMDVPARTVTATCTRVSRESIVIGDSSGGFRRLNIRERACLQGFPITYQFYARSFPEKAKMVGNAIPPTFTYLVAQAAQDVSADDLVPYAQAGLRLRLPEAAAPVTPPTTEGRIYPAGRSFRAALPGLRFKSGMRFELANGRGREQDWQVRFFFGPSIDIREITLDGDLLCKLRKSPLLRSLMMALGVEFANATQVLQASTPNDLQAAWSHRAGGLRPYQIADLLGELAGKVHQQLLSAATDEQHAVIGYVMEAAAAGEEGDSIPGSKKLTTHALPILSGLLVGAWFNTLPWHRLQKSAA; encoded by the coding sequence GTGCGTGCAATTGATCTCTATGCTGGCGTTGGCGGATGGAGCTTAGGGCTGCGTCTGGCCGGCGTCGAGGTGGTCGCCTCCTATGAGTGGTGGCAGCCTGCGGTCGATACCCACAACGGCAATCACGGGGGTTCCCTGAAGCCCACCGATGTCCGGCAGTTGCAACTAGAAAACCTCCCGTCGAATATCGACCTTGTCGTCGGCAGCCCACCTTGCACGGAGTTCTCCTATTCGAACCGGGGAGGCGGAGGCGATCTCGACGAGGGGCTCAAGGACCTTGTGCGGTTTCTTGAGGTCGTGGAGCATTTGAAACCCAAATTCTGGGCGCTCGAGAATGTGCCGCGAGTAGCGCAGGTGCTTGAGCGGGGCATGGCTGATGCTAAGCATCCGTTATATCGCTTCCGCGAGCTCGGCATGCAGATCGAGATCATCGACTTTTCCGATTACGGGACGCCTCAGTCGCGTCGGCGATGCATTGCAGGCAATATTCCCTTCGATCTGATCAAGACCTACCAGCCGCGTCTGCCGCGGCGGACCCTGGGCGATGTTGTCGAGGCGATCGCTGCGGACGACAATGTCATCGATCCCGTCTGGGGCTGCGCGCTGCCTGCGGAAATGGTGACGGAACGGGAGGTGGAACGCGCTCTAAATGCGGAGGAACTCCGCATGAATCGCGAGGCCAAGACCTATCATCCGGTTTACAACAATATGGCCTTCCCGGATGTAATGGATGTGCCGGCCCGGACCGTCACGGCCACGTGCACGCGCGTTTCGCGCGAGAGCATCGTGATCGGCGATAGTTCCGGCGGTTTCCGGCGGTTGAATATTCGGGAGCGCGCCTGCCTCCAAGGCTTCCCAATTACCTACCAATTTTATGCACGCTCTTTCCCTGAGAAGGCGAAGATGGTCGGCAACGCCATTCCGCCGACCTTCACCTATCTGGTCGCTCAAGCAGCCCAGGACGTATCGGCTGACGATCTCGTTCCCTACGCGCAAGCCGGTTTGAGATTACGTCTGCCTGAGGCTGCGGCGCCGGTGACGCCGCCGACGACGGAAGGCCGTATATACCCGGCGGGTCGCAGTTTCCGGGCCGCCTTGCCGGGGTTGCGTTTCAAGAGCGGCATGAGGTTTGAGCTCGCTAACGGACGGGGGCGGGAGCAGGATTGGCAGGTCCGCTTCTTCTTCGGCCCTTCCATCGATATCCGCGAGATCACCCTCGATGGCGACCTGCTTTGCAAGCTCCGTAAGTCACCGTTGCTGCGGTCCCTGATGATGGCTCTGGGTGTCGAGTTCGCCAATGCTACCCAGGTGCTGCAGGCGAGCACTCCGAACGATCTCCAGGCCGCATGGTCACACCGCGCTGGCGGTCTTCGCCCCTATCAGATCGCGGACCTCTTGGGCGAGTTGGCTGGCAAGGTTCACCAGCAGTTGCTCTCCGCCGCAACCGATGAGCAGCACGCGGTCATTGGCTATGTGATGGAGGCTGCGGCAGCAGGCGAGGAAGGCGACAGTATTCCGGGATCCAAGAAGCTGACCACCCATGCGTTGCCTATTCTGAGTGGGCTGCTTGTGGGGGCTTGGTTTAATACCCTGCCCTGGCATCGTCTCCAGAAGTCAGCGGCCTGA
- a CDS encoding recombinase family protein, whose amino-acid sequence MTKTPAGQIIGYARTSTVDQVAGLEAQLADLTAIGADRIYSEQVSSVAERAQLDIAMAYVRQGDTFVVTKIDRLARSVSGLVAIAEDLKHKGVTLRILNPDIDTSTPMGQLLLNLLGSIAQFEREIMLERQREGIDKAKREGRYTGRQKTAQRHAKKVKEMAAGGAKPVTIAKELGISRASVYRLLSSSEQSR is encoded by the coding sequence ATGACCAAGACCCCAGCCGGCCAGATTATCGGCTATGCACGCACGTCCACCGTTGACCAAGTTGCTGGACTTGAGGCCCAGCTCGCAGACCTCACCGCCATTGGTGCCGATCGCATATACAGCGAGCAGGTCAGCAGCGTTGCCGAGCGCGCCCAACTCGACATCGCCATGGCCTATGTCCGCCAGGGCGACACCTTCGTTGTCACCAAGATCGACCGGCTCGCCCGCTCCGTCTCCGGCCTGGTGGCCATTGCTGAGGACCTCAAGCACAAGGGCGTTACGCTTCGCATCCTCAACCCCGATATCGACACCAGCACACCCATGGGCCAACTGCTCTTGAACTTACTCGGGTCCATCGCGCAATTCGAGCGGGAGATCATGTTGGAGCGGCAGCGCGAAGGCATAGACAAGGCCAAGCGAGAGGGCCGCTATACTGGGCGGCAGAAGACCGCACAACGTCATGCTAAGAAGGTCAAGGAAATGGCCGCCGGCGGCGCCAAACCGGTTACGATCGCAAAGGAACTCGGCATCAGCCGGGCCAGCGTTTACCGCTTGTTAAGCTCTTCGGAACAGTCCAGGTGA
- a CDS encoding protein phosphatase 2C domain-containing protein, translating into MWRIASATSTGSVRDTNEDRISICGRRTVEGPAIGLESKAPNQYVLIADGMGGHAKGEVASHMALTKLEALHRQLLTEDGVAVALRAANRAIYEAAMANGEFLGMGTTIVGVAIEQRRCRWFNVGDSRAYLSRDRNLTQISKDHVPAVLAGGRRDHSITQSLGGGRFFTEILPSQGEFEVQEGDRILLCTDGLTDVVGDVEIERILGRDDPAPTLERLIARCFELGAPDNISLALMEFESAP; encoded by the coding sequence ATGTGGCGAATAGCTTCAGCGACGTCGACCGGTTCGGTCCGCGATACGAACGAGGATCGAATTTCGATCTGCGGTCGGAGGACCGTGGAAGGCCCTGCGATCGGGTTGGAGAGCAAAGCGCCAAATCAATACGTGTTGATCGCGGACGGCATGGGCGGGCATGCCAAGGGTGAAGTCGCAAGCCATATGGCGCTGACCAAACTGGAGGCACTGCATCGGCAGCTCCTGACCGAGGATGGTGTCGCAGTGGCTTTGCGGGCAGCCAATCGGGCAATCTACGAAGCTGCCATGGCCAACGGCGAGTTCTTGGGTATGGGAACCACGATCGTGGGTGTCGCCATCGAGCAACGGCGATGCCGATGGTTCAACGTAGGTGACTCGAGAGCGTACCTTTCAAGAGATCGCAACCTGACCCAAATTTCTAAAGACCATGTCCCAGCGGTACTGGCAGGGGGTCGACGCGACCATTCGATCACGCAGTCGCTTGGCGGGGGCCGGTTCTTCACCGAGATATTGCCTTCGCAGGGGGAATTCGAGGTGCAGGAGGGCGATCGCATTCTGCTGTGCACCGATGGTCTTACCGATGTGGTCGGCGATGTCGAAATTGAACGCATTCTCGGCAGAGACGATCCCGCCCCGACGCTCGAACGACTAATCGCTCGTTGCTTCGAGCTCGGGGCGCCCGACAACATCAGTCTCGCGCTCATGGAGTTCGAGAGCGCTCCCTGA
- a CDS encoding serine/threonine-protein kinase, with protein MDLKDIGEAVTETLVGDRFLLLGGEPRVGGMASVHKAVDKHGGDEFCAVKRLHAGADEMLMRESFDREYRGLELAQHRSVVKLIDYGLDSDHQPYIAMEWLEGNLDDLISRNGPMGWTKFWRSIGKPILGAICWAQTKHLAHRDIKPKNVLMTESGEPKIADFGISKSYQHNEPLHQNGRTFRQHGSPPYTPPEVDDGVHSFTRDGYSWAVMALSCLSGTLPQNPKDVRSLLASAADGPVEVLARAISDDPAERPRFAHLLLADIEQWLEARGAPSERPRLTCHVLFGDACSFSLERSFGDGVADPHAALLEDFTTIARVRASADGEDRVRIIGEQWMLTAQRQPSRPGRLLVEKAIKIGSAAAEKQRENTDDTNLELREAAPGDVAVAEAAIDEIFALAAHSEVARSERRVSERDRVYRLWQAYLRARSDFETGRASALKYSDRTVNNNQVTVTLSSPPPSDLLGQDRLVNSNGTAIAMEVVAVLGDQVTMRVTFGEANRVPTHGILEVNTRRALSAVEKQRRALDDLAYDRAINPELGEIVLNGKGARAPLANVPWTKPRDKFDDDKVAVLRKALGVRDLMVVEGPPGTGKTRLIEEIIAQYLDANPRHRVLLSSQTHAALDNVLERLAKRSSDVNLVRVGRLENERIAPAAADFLLERKAETWAAGVRKVARPWLAERAAEKGLDPDELRAGALAIKLALLIRDRQQAKDLEFAVEEAAKARAQAASNPDPSDVTQEVETRRRTEAALDDAVDIKTRLSSLLHDEEATRAELAVLPGIANELSTSIDPDELEQYASLLVGDGEEGKEHLRLMHLQEEWLERVGRSSDFHSAMLASAKVVASTCVALAGVRGVNEVAFDLCIVDEASKATATEVLIPMTRSRRTILVGDPKQLPPFFERQILNANVLAEYAEEEIRENVFDRLLRTLPQESKVKLFHQYRMARPIGDLVSDVFYGGELKSPIVKPEIVFPTFPKLVTWLDTSRLTAAEPEKKEGTSWASPLECRVVKNHLAQLDFVARNRRKSYEVAVIAGYAAQVRYLEDAIRDYRATWPNLTIRVNTVDAFQGSEADICIYSVVRSNERGDAGFLSEPPRLNVALSRARSLLLIVGDHTFCTRLPTTHPMYDVVNYIERTPADCEVRTLDDA; from the coding sequence ATGGATTTGAAGGATATTGGCGAAGCCGTCACCGAGACATTGGTGGGGGATCGATTCTTGCTGCTCGGCGGCGAGCCGCGCGTCGGCGGCATGGCTTCGGTCCACAAGGCGGTAGACAAGCATGGCGGGGACGAGTTCTGTGCCGTCAAGAGGCTCCATGCCGGGGCGGACGAGATGCTGATGAGGGAGAGCTTCGATCGCGAGTATCGCGGATTGGAGCTGGCTCAGCACCGCAGCGTCGTGAAGTTGATCGATTACGGTCTCGATTCGGACCACCAGCCGTACATCGCCATGGAATGGCTTGAGGGCAATCTCGACGACTTGATATCTCGGAACGGTCCGATGGGTTGGACGAAGTTCTGGCGTTCGATCGGCAAGCCGATACTCGGCGCGATTTGCTGGGCGCAGACGAAACATCTGGCGCACCGCGACATCAAGCCCAAGAACGTGCTCATGACGGAAAGCGGTGAGCCCAAGATTGCCGATTTCGGCATTAGCAAGAGTTACCAGCACAACGAGCCGTTGCACCAGAACGGCAGAACGTTCAGGCAGCACGGAAGTCCCCCCTACACTCCTCCTGAAGTCGACGATGGAGTTCACTCGTTCACGCGGGATGGCTATTCGTGGGCAGTGATGGCGTTGAGCTGCCTGTCGGGGACCCTGCCGCAAAACCCCAAGGACGTCAGGTCACTTCTTGCTAGCGCTGCGGACGGCCCCGTCGAAGTGCTCGCCAGGGCAATCAGCGACGACCCGGCAGAGCGACCGCGCTTCGCTCATCTCCTGCTTGCCGACATTGAGCAATGGCTGGAGGCTCGAGGTGCGCCTTCAGAACGACCGCGGCTGACCTGCCACGTGCTCTTCGGTGACGCCTGCTCGTTCAGTCTCGAGCGCAGCTTCGGCGACGGGGTGGCCGATCCGCATGCCGCTCTGCTGGAGGATTTCACCACCATAGCTCGGGTAAGGGCTTCCGCTGACGGCGAAGATCGCGTCCGCATCATCGGCGAGCAGTGGATGCTGACAGCCCAGAGGCAGCCGTCGCGGCCGGGACGCCTTCTCGTCGAGAAGGCGATCAAGATCGGGTCGGCTGCGGCCGAGAAGCAGCGGGAGAACACCGACGACACGAACCTTGAGCTGCGCGAGGCAGCTCCGGGCGATGTGGCGGTAGCGGAGGCAGCCATCGATGAGATATTCGCTCTGGCCGCGCATTCCGAAGTGGCTCGTAGCGAAAGACGAGTATCCGAACGCGATCGAGTCTATAGACTCTGGCAGGCCTATCTCCGGGCCCGGTCGGACTTCGAGACAGGACGGGCCAGCGCCCTTAAGTACTCCGACCGCACGGTTAACAACAATCAGGTGACCGTCACGCTGTCCTCGCCTCCGCCTTCGGATCTTCTGGGGCAGGATCGTCTGGTGAATTCCAACGGCACCGCCATTGCCATGGAGGTCGTTGCTGTCCTCGGCGATCAGGTGACCATGCGGGTCACGTTCGGCGAAGCCAACCGCGTCCCCACCCACGGCATATTGGAGGTCAATACGAGGCGCGCCTTGAGCGCGGTTGAGAAGCAGCGCCGTGCATTGGACGACCTCGCGTACGATAGGGCAATAAATCCGGAACTGGGCGAGATTGTCCTCAACGGCAAAGGTGCGAGAGCGCCGCTCGCCAACGTCCCTTGGACCAAGCCACGCGACAAGTTCGATGACGACAAGGTGGCGGTGTTGCGCAAGGCCTTGGGCGTCAGAGATTTGATGGTCGTGGAGGGCCCCCCGGGAACGGGCAAGACCCGGCTGATCGAGGAGATCATCGCGCAATACCTCGATGCGAACCCGCGGCATCGCGTTCTGCTGTCCTCGCAGACGCATGCTGCCTTGGACAATGTGCTGGAGCGCCTGGCCAAGCGCAGTTCGGACGTGAATCTCGTCCGGGTCGGGCGGCTGGAGAACGAACGCATCGCGCCTGCCGCGGCTGATTTCCTGCTTGAGCGCAAAGCGGAGACTTGGGCGGCGGGTGTGCGCAAGGTCGCCAGACCGTGGTTGGCCGAACGCGCCGCCGAAAAGGGTTTGGACCCCGACGAGCTGCGCGCCGGAGCGCTGGCCATAAAGCTTGCCCTGCTGATCCGGGACCGGCAGCAGGCTAAGGATTTGGAGTTCGCGGTCGAGGAGGCGGCGAAGGCGCGCGCGCAAGCCGCGTCGAATCCGGATCCGTCTGATGTCACCCAAGAGGTGGAAACGCGTCGAAGGACCGAGGCCGCCCTAGACGACGCAGTGGACATTAAGACGAGGTTGAGTTCGCTACTGCACGATGAGGAGGCCACCAGAGCCGAATTGGCCGTCCTTCCAGGCATCGCCAACGAACTTTCCACGTCTATCGATCCGGACGAACTCGAACAATACGCCTCGTTACTCGTCGGAGACGGCGAGGAAGGGAAGGAGCATCTTCGGCTTATGCATCTACAGGAGGAGTGGCTGGAGCGGGTCGGACGATCGTCGGACTTCCACTCCGCCATGCTCGCCTCTGCAAAAGTTGTCGCGTCCACCTGCGTCGCGCTGGCCGGCGTTCGCGGCGTCAACGAGGTGGCGTTTGACCTCTGCATCGTCGACGAAGCGTCCAAAGCGACAGCAACCGAGGTGCTGATTCCAATGACGCGAAGCCGTCGCACCATCCTAGTGGGGGACCCCAAGCAGCTTCCTCCGTTCTTCGAGCGGCAAATCCTAAACGCAAACGTGCTCGCCGAGTACGCGGAGGAAGAAATTCGGGAGAACGTGTTCGATCGACTTTTGAGGACGCTGCCGCAGGAGTCGAAGGTAAAGTTGTTCCATCAGTACAGGATGGCCAGACCGATCGGCGATCTGGTTAGTGACGTGTTCTATGGTGGCGAACTCAAGAGCCCGATCGTCAAGCCCGAGATCGTGTTCCCAACGTTCCCAAAGCTCGTCACATGGCTCGACACATCTCGCCTGACAGCCGCAGAACCAGAGAAGAAGGAAGGCACGAGTTGGGCGTCGCCGCTGGAATGTCGCGTAGTGAAGAACCATCTTGCCCAGCTCGACTTCGTCGCGAGGAACCGACGGAAGAGCTACGAGGTGGCGGTGATCGCCGGTTACGCCGCGCAAGTGCGATATCTGGAGGACGCCATAAGGGATTATCGCGCAACCTGGCCGAACCTCACCATCCGGGTCAACACGGTCGACGCCTTTCAAGGGTCGGAGGCGGACATCTGCATCTACAGCGTCGTTCGGTCGAACGAGCGTGGAGATGCTGGCTTCCTCAGCGAGCCTCCTCGCCTTAACGTCGCCCTTTCCCGAGCTAGAAGCCTCCTCCTTATCGTCGGCGACCACACATTCTGCACGCGCCTGCCCACCACCCATCCGATGTACGACGTCGTGAACTACATCGAACGCACTCCCGCGGACTGCGAAGTAAGGACCCTCGATGACGCCTGA
- a CDS encoding M14 family metallopeptidase, which translates to MGKVDIAFDRYYTYEEMTEHLKALAAAYPKLAKLTSVAKSHRGRDVWLMEITNPDTGPGLEKPGFYIDAQIHAEEHATSATALYGVWYLLTNYGSDEEVTRLVDSQVFYVLPRINPDGAELSLIEPYHPWCGNGRFLPGEDRLEGLIPQDINGDGYIVNMRVPDPLGEWKKSEADPRLMVQREPGEEGGDYYRIYPEGLIRNYDGVHVPIEKQQDGNMNRNFPTNWSPQEYGAGEYPFSEPEAMAMGRLVLDHPNICGMCAYHTHGGIILRPSMMKYDADMSPRDLALYKDLGNVGTRITGYPTISTYEDFTPNKSMARHGSLKDWVYEEMGIICFSTELWDLEREAGVEKKGYLNFGPRDADAQQKIFSWVLENVGEKGFREWEKFDHPQLGPVEVGGMVYIWSYRNPPGKLLEEICHNNTMFNLRHAAAAPQVKINQFEVEALGSDLYKVSAVVANHGYLPTNLSDVAIENKVAKPVTIELALENAEVIINSQKQVLGNLAGRNERKAEFSNWLPQWSPTKKRAEWLVRAKGPGAKVTAVSVSEKGGTHRITEALA; encoded by the coding sequence ATGGGCAAGGTCGATATCGCGTTCGACAGATATTACACTTATGAAGAGATGACAGAGCATCTCAAGGCGCTGGCGGCTGCTTATCCCAAGCTCGCCAAGCTGACCTCCGTGGCCAAGTCGCATCGCGGGCGCGACGTCTGGCTGATGGAAATTACCAATCCCGATACCGGCCCGGGGCTCGAAAAGCCCGGCTTCTACATCGATGCGCAGATTCATGCCGAGGAGCATGCGACCAGCGCAACGGCGCTGTATGGCGTCTGGTATCTGCTGACCAATTACGGCAGCGATGAAGAGGTGACACGCCTCGTCGACAGCCAGGTCTTCTATGTGTTGCCGCGCATCAACCCCGACGGTGCCGAACTCTCGCTGATCGAACCCTATCACCCCTGGTGCGGCAATGGCCGCTTCCTGCCGGGCGAAGACCGTCTCGAAGGCCTTATCCCGCAGGATATCAATGGCGACGGTTATATCGTCAACATGCGCGTGCCCGATCCGCTGGGCGAGTGGAAGAAATCGGAAGCCGATCCACGCCTGATGGTGCAGCGCGAGCCGGGAGAGGAAGGCGGGGACTATTACCGCATCTATCCCGAGGGGCTGATCCGCAATTACGACGGCGTCCATGTCCCGATCGAAAAGCAGCAAGACGGGAACATGAACCGCAATTTCCCGACCAATTGGTCGCCGCAGGAATATGGCGCGGGCGAATACCCGTTCTCCGAGCCTGAGGCGATGGCTATGGGCCGGCTGGTGCTCGACCATCCCAATATCTGCGGCATGTGTGCGTACCACACCCATGGCGGCATCATTCTGCGGCCCTCGATGATGAAGTACGATGCCGACATGAGCCCGCGCGACCTGGCGCTCTACAAGGACCTCGGCAATGTCGGCACCCGCATCACCGGTTATCCGACCATTTCCACCTACGAGGATTTCACCCCCAACAAGTCCATGGCGCGCCACGGCAGCCTCAAGGACTGGGTCTATGAAGAGATGGGTATCATCTGCTTCTCGACGGAGCTGTGGGATCTGGAACGCGAGGCAGGCGTCGAGAAGAAGGGCTATCTGAACTTCGGACCGCGTGATGCCGATGCCCAACAAAAGATTTTCAGCTGGGTGCTCGAAAACGTCGGCGAAAAGGGTTTTCGCGAGTGGGAAAAGTTCGACCATCCGCAGTTGGGACCGGTCGAGGTCGGTGGCATGGTCTATATCTGGAGCTACCGCAATCCTCCTGGCAAGCTGCTCGAAGAGATCTGCCACAACAACACCATGTTCAACCTTCGCCACGCTGCAGCAGCGCCGCAGGTCAAAATCAACCAGTTCGAGGTCGAGGCCCTCGGGTCGGACCTCTACAAGGTCTCGGCCGTTGTCGCCAATCACGGCTACCTGCCCACCAATCTCTCTGACGTCGCTATTGAGAACAAAGTGGCAAAGCCGGTGACCATCGAGCTCGCGCTCGAAAATGCCGAGGTGATCATCAACTCGCAAAAGCAGGTTCTGGGCAATCTGGCCGGACGCAATGAACGCAAAGCCGAGTTCTCCAACTGGCTGCCGCAATGGTCACCCACCAAGAAGCGCGCGGAATGGCTGGTGAGAGCAAAGGGGCCAGGCGCCAAGGTAACGGCCGTCTCCGTTTCGGAGAAGGGCGGTACGCACCGGATCACCGAAGCGCTTGCCTAA
- a CDS encoding ABC transporter substrate-binding protein codes for MLKHVSAAALLLAASCLPALAQADANTLVIAQSVDIESLEPDMLNVTASINVASHVWGTLLSVTPEGEIVPNFAESYEWNDEGTEISFKIREGLLCEDGEVLDAEDVAYTLTRAADPENKFIGHAPGFVYSSIGYVGARAEGSDTAVLQVKGYSSTVPGMVAKIFIHCKDSYEKMSLEEAASTPVASGPYKVVEWVRADRVVLEKNDNWTLSEVPFERVVFRVIPESSTRTAELLAGNVDIAVNIPPDQSETVNASGRAKVVAVAGTRRIFAGFNFSGNFDGTPGGDAIKNVEVRRALNMAVDVPTICQQLLGTACERATGPANQANPDVKAYPYDPEQAEAMLDAAGFPRGEDGIRFELTMQGPQGRYLNDGAVQQAIAQYLSDVGVKTTNDLMDMTVYSPMAREHRAGPLYFIGQGGATWSAIYDMSLFPSRDAPVNNGMWFNQEWQTRWDSLQGVRDTAEESRIVNEMLQIFADDAPWIFLYFQPDFYGVSDRINFEPRRDEAIEGWTATLK; via the coding sequence ATGCTGAAGCACGTGAGTGCGGCCGCACTTCTCTTGGCGGCCAGCTGCCTGCCTGCCCTGGCCCAGGCCGACGCAAATACTCTGGTCATCGCTCAATCGGTCGACATTGAATCGCTCGAGCCTGACATGCTCAATGTCACAGCCTCGATAAATGTCGCTAGTCACGTCTGGGGTACGCTGCTCAGCGTGACGCCAGAGGGTGAAATTGTCCCGAATTTCGCGGAGAGCTATGAGTGGAACGACGAGGGCACGGAAATTTCCTTCAAGATCCGCGAAGGCCTTCTGTGCGAGGATGGTGAAGTGCTCGATGCGGAGGATGTGGCCTATACACTGACCCGCGCTGCCGATCCGGAGAACAAATTCATCGGCCATGCGCCAGGCTTTGTTTATTCCTCGATCGGTTATGTCGGTGCTCGCGCCGAGGGGAGTGATACCGCCGTCCTCCAGGTGAAGGGCTACTCCTCCACCGTGCCGGGCATGGTCGCCAAGATCTTCATTCACTGCAAGGACAGCTACGAAAAGATGAGCCTCGAAGAGGCCGCATCAACCCCCGTCGCCTCCGGTCCTTATAAAGTGGTAGAATGGGTCCGCGCTGACCGCGTCGTCCTTGAGAAAAACGACAACTGGACCCTGTCCGAGGTGCCGTTCGAGCGCGTCGTCTTCCGTGTCATCCCGGAATCCAGCACCCGAACCGCTGAATTGCTTGCCGGCAATGTCGATATTGCCGTCAACATCCCGCCCGATCAGTCAGAGACTGTGAATGCCAGCGGCCGCGCGAAGGTGGTCGCGGTTGCAGGTACCCGCCGCATCTTTGCCGGCTTCAATTTCTCCGGCAATTTCGACGGGACGCCGGGCGGTGATGCCATCAAGAATGTCGAGGTTCGTCGCGCCCTCAACATGGCCGTGGATGTGCCGACGATCTGCCAGCAATTGCTCGGAACGGCCTGTGAGCGTGCCACGGGCCCGGCCAACCAGGCTAATCCTGATGTAAAAGCCTACCCTTATGACCCGGAACAGGCCGAAGCCATGCTCGATGCTGCCGGTTTCCCGCGCGGCGAAGACGGCATCCGATTTGAGTTGACCATGCAGGGTCCGCAGGGTCGCTACCTCAATGACGGCGCCGTCCAGCAGGCGATCGCTCAATATCTGAGCGATGTCGGCGTCAAGACCACCAATGACCTCATGGACATGACGGTTTATTCCCCCATGGCCCGCGAACATCGGGCAGGGCCGCTTTATTTCATCGGCCAGGGTGGCGCGACCTGGAGTGCCATCTATGACATGTCGCTCTTCCCCTCCCGGGATGCACCGGTCAATAATGGCATGTGGTTCAACCAGGAGTGGCAGACCCGCTGGGATAGTTTGCAGGGTGTTCGCGACACCGCCGAGGAAAGCCGGATCGTCAACGAAATGCTGCAGATCTTCGCTGATGACGCCCCCTGGATTTTCCTTTATTTCCAGCCCGATTTCTACGGTGTGTCGGATCGCATCAATTTCGAGCCGCGCCGCGACGAGGCCATCGAGGGCTGGACGGCGACGCTGAAATAG
- a CDS encoding Gfo/Idh/MocA family oxidoreductase: MTFRVLQLGAGTRGRMWGKVAKMSDDVLTAAIVDPSQASLDLYSAENPETPAFTDLESALSSGQFDAAILVTPPDGHLQQMRRLFDAGLPILAEKPLATTLKDAAAIVEMADAARLPMSVGLNFRYLPVNQTMRQWLTGEKLGQVGFGQFNYRTNRNGKRPGINRYPLVMEHPMMLEQTIHHLDLIRFVHGREVETIACREWNPPWSMYAHEANVNCLLGLEGGVEVNYHGTWSGGWNVYNFEWRVDCADGILVQRKLHSDLAYARSVDPELIDIATPDAAPYYDDSVSLLAEFISSVRNGSPAPCDGRDHLRSLSLCFAGIESSQKGVAVSMSEFYEKNDLSRVLV; encoded by the coding sequence ATGACGTTTCGCGTACTGCAATTGGGGGCAGGGACCCGCGGCCGGATGTGGGGCAAGGTCGCCAAGATGTCAGACGATGTTCTGACCGCTGCCATCGTTGACCCCAGCCAGGCGTCACTTGATCTCTACAGCGCCGAAAATCCGGAAACTCCTGCCTTTACCGACTTGGAAAGCGCGCTCTCCTCGGGGCAGTTCGATGCCGCCATACTGGTGACACCGCCAGACGGGCATCTCCAGCAGATGCGGCGCCTTTTCGATGCCGGCCTGCCGATCTTGGCCGAAAAGCCCCTGGCCACGACCCTGAAGGATGCTGCCGCCATTGTCGAAATGGCCGATGCGGCCCGTTTGCCAATGAGCGTCGGTCTCAATTTCCGCTATCTGCCTGTAAATCAGACCATGCGTCAGTGGCTGACGGGCGAAAAGCTGGGGCAGGTGGGTTTCGGTCAGTTCAACTACCGCACCAATCGCAACGGTAAACGTCCGGGTATCAATCGCTATCCATTGGTCATGGAGCATCCGATGATGCTCGAGCAGACCATTCATCACCTCGACCTCATCCGCTTCGTTCACGGTCGCGAGGTGGAGACCATTGCCTGTCGCGAATGGAACCCGCCTTGGAGCATGTATGCGCACGAGGCTAATGTGAACTGCCTGTTGGGTCTCGAAGGCGGCGTCGAAGTCAACTATCACGGCACCTGGTCGGGCGGATGGAACGTCTACAATTTCGAATGGCGGGTCGATTGCGCTGACGGCATTCTCGTACAGCGCAAACTCCATTCTGACCTCGCCTATGCCAGGAGCGTCGATCCAGAGCTTATCGACATCGCGACGCCGGACGCAGCCCCCTATTACGACGATAGCGTTTCACTGCTGGCCGAGTTCATCTCGTCGGTCCGCAATGGCTCACCCGCCCCATGCGACGGCCGCGATCATCTGCGCTCGCTCAGCCTCTGTTTCGCCGGCATCGAAAGCAGCCAGAAGGGGGTGGCGGTGAGCATGTCGGAATTCTACGAGAAAAACGACCTGTCGCGAGTGCTTGTCTAG